The genomic window GGTCTCGCCCCCCGCGAGCCGTTCTTTGAATTCCGTTGTTTTGGCGCGCATTTCTGCGTCGGAGAGCGCCTTCATTTGAGGTTCCAGGCGGTTGACGTCTTCGACGATTTTGCCGTATCGTTTTATTTCTCTGTCATTTTTTGTCCCGAATATTGATTTGAATAATCCGATCATGTTTTCCTCGCTTCCTCTTGGGTTGAAATTTCCGATGCTTTCTGTCTTTCTCTATGTTATATGCTACCACAAATCAGGAGGATAGTCAAATATTTATCCTGTCTTTGCAGAGGGCAAAAAATTCTTCTTCGCCGAGAATTTTGACCGTTCCCAGAGCCCGCGCTTTGGCGAGCTTGCTGCCGGCGTCCTCGCCGACGATGAGATAATCGAGCTTTTTGCTGACGCCGGACAGGTTCTCTCCGCCCAGGCGCTCGACGATATCCTTGATGTTTTCCCGGGTAAATCGGGCCAGTTTTCCGGTAAATAAAAAGGTCTTTCCCCTGAAGGGGTTGTCCGTATCCGCCGCCATGTCAGAAGGCGCCTCTTCGGTTTCGGAGAAATTGACGCCCGCGTCTTTCAGCTTTTGGATAAGCGCTTGATTTTCCGGCTGCCGGAAGAAATCATAGACGGCCGTCGCGATTTTTTCGCCCACGTCGCCGATGGCAAGGAGCTCGTCAACGGTCATTTCCGCGAGGCGCTCGAGGGTTTTGCTTTTCTTCGCGAGGAGATTGCCGAGAAATTTCCCCACGTTGGGGATGCCCAGGGCATAGAGCGTTTTCGCGTAAGGTCGGGCCTTGCTGGCCTCGATGGACGCCAGCAGGTTGTCGACGCTCTTTTCGCCCATTTTGTCAAGGGCGATCAGTTCGTCCCGGTAGCGGTCCAGGCGGTAAATGTCGCTCACATCTTTGATATACCCCAGTTTCAGGAATTTTTCGACGATTTTGGCGCCGAGGCCCGTGATGTTCATACCGTCCCGAGAGACGAAATATTCGATTGTTCCCTGGATAATCGCGGGACACTGGGGATTGACGCATTTGAGGTCGATAAGCCCCGCTTCCCGTTCCAGTTTTCCGCCGCAGACAGGGCAGACCGCCGGTTCCGGAATCTCCTGTTCTTTGCCGGTCCTGAGCTCCTTGACGGCGCTGACGACTTGGGGGATGATTTCCGCCGCTTTTTCAATAAAGACCCTGTCGCCGATCCGGATGTCCTTCCGGCGGATTTCGTCCAGATTGTGCAGACTCGCTCTTTTGATGCGGCTTCCGGAAAGCTCCACGGCCGCCAGTTCCGCCACCGGCGTCAGTTTTCCCGTGCGCCCCACCTGCCAAGTGACGTCTTCCAACAGCGTCGTGACCTGCTTTGCGGGGAATTTGTAGGCGATGGCCCAGCGGGGCGATTTTGTCGTATAGCCCACTTCTTCCCAGAGATCCATGTCATCAAGCTTGATGACCATGCCGTCCGTCTCGTAATCGAGCTCTTCCCGGGCGTTTTCCCACCAGGCGATCCGCGCTTCCATTTCGTCCATATCACTGATCAACTCAAAAATGCCGGTCGTCTGAAAGCCCAGCCGCTTCAGATAGCGAATACTGTCGCTGTGGGTGTGGAGGCCC from Fusobacteriaceae bacterium includes these protein-coding regions:
- the ligA gene encoding NAD-dependent DNA ligase LigA, producing the protein MNGKHAGGNMELPENPELIREKMETLRADLQRYSNAYYAENESLISDVEFDRMLRELEELEAAYPQYKAAESPTARVGSSLKDTKFQKVRHKKPMLSLSNSYNIGEVKSFAERVYKTLEYRYKDLPFVLELKLDGASISLQYENGNLARGVTRGDGIEGEDVTENIFAVASIPRTLPEPLTLEVRGEIVLPKSKFAKINEIRLARGEEIFANPRNAASGTLRQIESQIVAERGLDAYFYFLVDAPALGLHTHSDSIRYLKRLGFQTTGIFELISDMDEMEARIAWWENAREELDYETDGMVIKLDDMDLWEEVGYTTKSPRWAIAYKFPAKQVTTLLEDVTWQVGRTGKLTPVAELAAVELSGSRIKRASLHNLDEIRRKDIRIGDRVFIEKAAEIIPQVVSAVKELRTGKEQEIPEPAVCPVCGGKLEREAGLIDLKCVNPQCPAIIQGTIEYFVSRDGMNITGLGAKIVEKFLKLGYIKDVSDIYRLDRYRDELIALDKMGEKSVDNLLASIEASKARPYAKTLYALGIPNVGKFLGNLLAKKSKTLERLAEMTVDELLAIGDVGEKIATAVYDFFRQPENQALIQKLKDAGVNFSETEEAPSDMAADTDNPFRGKTFLFTGKLARFTRENIKDIVERLGGENLSGVSKKLDYLIVGEDAGSKLAKARALGTVKILGEEEFFALCKDRINI